A window from Podospora bellae-mahoneyi strain CBS 112042 chromosome 1 map unlocalized CBS112042p_1, whole genome shotgun sequence encodes these proteins:
- a CDS encoding uncharacterized protein (EggNog:ENOG503NWQ1; COG:S) encodes MAPPIQDCNCCSSSSSPSMSSSPDTPITPTTPTIRPASKLFRIDMHTHIMPPSLPDLSSLTPPSDSTYQWPSFRPVSSPDAKPGEIDMFVGPNFFRRVQANCYDPAVRIKEMDVVGVDVQVLSTVPVLFCYDAPLEPAVVLARALNDHIAEICRRYPERFAGLGTVPLQDTTCAVEELRRIKGMKGMKGIQIGTSITENMMLDDERLEGFWKECEELDVPVFVHPLGYSLPRENKARWGKYWGSWLVGMPSETALAMLAVTCSGLLGRYPRLRVCFAHAGGAFPALMGRVQKGYGCRPDLVAMDSPGVSPKDYFKGKGVEEEGGIYLDSLTHDPDLLGFILAKLGPGGKRRVLLGSDYPFPLGEVPMAGKMIVEDESVDQFLKWEEKAWILGRNAIRFLKLGKEFESRFNSRLQEAADESWNKWNSTVSGGLSVRPKEIAHNGGRDGRPVMIRDQDWEMSSFCSESL; translated from the coding sequence ATGGCACCACCAATCCAAGACTGCAACTGCTGCTctagctcctcctccccctccatgtcctcctccccagacaCCCCAATCACCCCAACAACGCCAACAATCCGCCCGGCCTCGAAGCTCTTCAGAATAGATATGCACACCCACATCAtgcccccatccctcccagacctctcctccctcaccccaccATCAGACAGCACCTACCAATGGCCCTCCTTCCgccccgtctcctcccccgacgcCAAGCCCGGGGAGATCGACATGTTTGTCGGCCCAAACTTCTTCCGCCGCGTCCAAGCAAACTGCTACGACCCCGCCGTCCGCATCAAGGAGATGGACGTCGTAGGCGTAGACGTCCAAGtcctctccaccgtcccAGTTCTCTTCTGCTACGACGCCCCGCTAGAGCCAGCGGTTGTTCTGGCCAGGGCGTTGAATGATCACATCGCGGAGATATGCCGGCGGTACCCTGAACGGTTCGCCGGGTTGGGGACTGTGCCATTGCAGGATACCACCTGCGCAGTGGAAGAGCTGAGACGGATAAAAGGAATGAAGGGGATGAAGGGGATCCAAATCGGGACTTCGATCACGGAGAACATGATGCTGGATGATGAGCGGCTGGAGGGGTTCTGGAAGGAGTGCGAGGAGTTGGATGTGCCTGTTTTTGTGCACCCTTTGGGGTATTCCCTGCCGAGGGAGAATAAGGCCCGGTGGGGGAAATACTGGGGGAGCTGGCTTGTTGGTATGCCTTCTGAGACGGcgttggccatgttggcggTTACGTGctcggggttgttggggcggtatccgaggttgagggtttGCTTTGCTCATGCAGGTGGGGCTTTTCCTgctttgatggggagggtgcagAAGGGGTATGGTTGTAGGCCGGACTTGGTTGCTATGGACTCGCCGGGGGTTTCACCGAAGGATTATTTTAAGGGGAaaggagttgaggaggagggagggatatATCTTGATTCTTTGACGCATGATCCTGATTTGTTGGGGTTTATACTTGCAAAGTTGGGGCCGGGTGGGAAGCGGAGGGTTTTACTTGGGAGTGACTACCCTTTTCCGCTGGGTGAGGTGCCCATGGCAGGAAAGATGATAGTTGAAGATGAGAGTGTGGATCAGTTCTTgaagtgggaggagaaggcgtgGATTCTGGGGAGAAATGCCATCAGGTTTTTGAAGTTGgggaaggagtttgagagcAGATTCAACAGTAGGTTGCAAGAAGCTGCTGACGAGAGTTGGAATAAGTGGAACAGTACTGTATCGGGAGGGCTGTCTGTCAGGCCAAAGGAGATTGCGCACAATGGAGGGAGAGATGGCAGACCGGTGATGATTCGTGATCAGGACTGGGAGATGTCGTCTTTTTGTAGTGAAAGTCTGTAG
- a CDS encoding uncharacterized protein (EggNog:ENOG503P34S; COG:S), with protein MASPNGTGYLLPATGAQGLANYPHARTIPSTARTIFVSGTSSRRGDGTYEGCETQADGTHILDCGAQTAAVLRNIETIIRGATDGKCGLESVVDATVFLTDIRSDYAAMNAEWNKVWPDRTKAPARTCVQVAALPNERLNVEIKCQAVVSE; from the coding sequence ATGGCATCACCAAACGGAACAGGCTACTTGCTGCCAGCGACTGGAGCCCAGGGGCTGGCCAACTATCCTCATGCCCGCACCATCCCAAGCACGGCGCGAACAATATTCGTATCGGGTACCTCGAGTCGACGCGGGGACGGTACCTACGAAGGTTGCGAAACACAGGCCGACGGAACACACATTTTGGACTGCGGGGCACAGACAGCAGCTGTTCTGAGGAACATCGAAACCATCATTCGCGGGGCCACGGACGGGAAATGTGGTCTTGAAAGTGTTGTGGACGCGACGGTCTTCTTGACGGATATTCGAAGCGATTACGCCGCCATGAACGCCGAGTGGAACAAAGTTTGGCCAGACCGCACCAAAGCACCAGCTCGGACTTGCGTTCAGGTTGCTGCGCTGCCCAACGAGAGGCTCAATGTTGAGATCAAGTGCCAAGCGGTCGTTTCGGagtga
- a CDS encoding uncharacterized protein (EggNog:ENOG503NWP9; COG:C), with amino-acid sequence MPASSAANVRSIKIVIVGAGSVGVTTAYALLLSGLAAEIVLIDIDKNRALGEAIDMSHAAHYAQARVRVGDSYDDCAGATAVIVTAGVNQKPGQTRMDLVKTNYGLFKSIIPQIAAAAPDTILIIATNPVDVLTHAALKLSGFPVERVIGSGTAMDTTRFRHELGKQFGVNPRNVHAVIIGEHGDSQLPVWSLASIAGMRLRDYAAQKGIPYDQEVMDGCSQRTKDAAYEIIQRKGKTNYGVASVLVSILEPIITDGDALVTVSRVGTYAGVDDVALSMPCKLNRAGAHQDVPLLLDEKEKELLKQSAESIKEVLRACE; translated from the exons atgccTGCCTCCAGTGCAGCCAACGTTAGA TCCATCAAGATCGTGATTGTCGGTGCCGGCTCCGTCGGTGTTACTACCGCCTATGCCCTCCTCCTATCAGGGCTCGCAGCCGAGATCGTTCTCATCGACATCGACAAGAACCGCGCCCTGGGTGAGGCCATTGACATGAGCCACGCCGCCCACTATGCCCAGGCCCGCGTTCGTGTAGGTGACTCTTACGACGACTGCGCGGGAGCCACAGCCGTCATCGTCACAGCCGGCGTCAATCAAAAGCCAGGTCAGACCAGAATGGACCTTGTCAAGACCAACTACGGGTTGTTCaagtccatcatcccccagatcgccgccgccgcgccAGATACGATTCTCATCATTGCGACCAACCCCGTTGATGTCCTCACACATGCCGCTCTCAAGTTGTCTGGTTTcccggtggagagggtgattgGCTCCGGGACAGCCATGGACACGACCAGATTCAGACACGAGCTGGGCAAGCAGTTTGGCGTTAACCCGCGAAACGTGCACGCGGTGATTATTGGCGAGCATGGTGACAGTCAGCTGCCGGTTTGGTCCCTTGCTTCGATTGCGGGCATGAGGTTGAGGGACTATGCGGCGCAAAAGGGGATTCCGTACGACCAGGAGGTCATGGACGGTTGCTCCCAGAGGACGAAGGACGCGGCGTACGAGATTATCCAGCGCAAGGGCAAGACCAACTATGGTGTTGCTTCGGTGCTGGTCAGCATCTTGGAGCCGATCATCACTGATGGCGATGCCTTGGTGACGGTTTCGAGGGTGGGGACGTATGctggggtggatgatgttgcgTTGAGCATGCCTTGCAAGCTGAACAGGGCGGGTGCTCACCAGGATGTGCCGCTGTTgctggatgagaaggagaaggagctgttGAAGCAGTCGGCGGAGAGTATcaaggaggtgttgagggctTGCGAGTAA
- a CDS encoding uncharacterized protein (EggNog:ENOG503Q4E5; COG:Q), whose product MAFPRRVVAIIGSGGMGLASARRLALSSARTTLFLSDFSQANLDSAATSLRNDGHEVETQLIDVSDYASVQKFASAAAQAGRLETIVHTAGLSPAMAPADRIFKVDLLGTVNVIDAFREVVAPGGSMICIASMARFGAQPSPDLAAHFATSGRDTILDRPELKELVEKNDPSMAYSLSKAANYLRVQAAARAWAEKGARINSVSPGVILTAMVRQELESPHGEMIKQIISGTPLQRGGTADEIASVVAFLAGSEASYVTGTDILVDGGTIAGNMGAMMSAARK is encoded by the coding sequence ATGGCTTTCCCTCGTAGAGTAGTAGCAATCATAGGATCCGGTGGCATGGGTCTTGCCTCTGCTCGCCGTCTTGCCCTCTCTTCAGCCCGCACaactctcttcctctccgaCTTCTCCCAAGCCAACCTCGACAGCGCGGCCACATCGCTGAGAAACGATGGACACGAAGTCGAAACGCAGCTCATCGATGTCTCGGACTATGCCTCTGTTCAGAAGTTTGCCTCTGCCGCTGCGCAAGCAGGAAGACTCGAAACCATCGTTCACACAGCCGGTCTATCCCCGGCCATGGCACCCGCAGACCGCATCTTCAAGGTCGATTTACTCGGCACAGTCAACGTCATCGACGCTTTCCGAGAGGTCGTGGCCCCGGGAGGCAGCATGATTTGCATCGCGAGCATGGCTCGCTTCGGCGCACAGCCATCACCAGATCTGGCAGCGCATTTTGCCACGAGCGGGAGGGATACAATCCTGGATAGGCCAGAGTTGAAGGAAttggtggagaagaatgACCCGTCCATGGCGTATTCGCTATCAAAGGCTGCGAATTATCTGAGGGTACAGGCGGCGGCAAGGGCTTGGGCAGAGAAGGGTGCTAGGATCAACAGTGTCAGCCCGGGAGTTATTCTGACGGCGATGGTGAGACAGGAGTTGGAGTCGCCGCATGGGGAGATGATCAAGCAGATTATCTCTGGGACGCCGCTGCAGAGGGGAGGGACGGCGGACGAAATTGCGAGCGTGGTTGCCTTTTTGGCTGGGAGCGAGGCGTCGTATGTTACGGGGACGGATATTCTCGTGGATGGCGGGACGATTGCTGGGAATATGGGGGCTATGATGTCGGCAGCGAGGAAGTAG
- a CDS encoding uncharacterized protein (EggNog:ENOG503NUE4; COG:G), which yields MSTQGTLFTNGRIFLSGVNPGTNAGLTRAPTFADCMLVRGDKIEHVGSSSDEVISTALASRSVTTHDLQGKTVLPGFVDGHLHLMLLGQALNKLDLVRCKDLEEIRSTIREYAAANPDVPRILCRGYMHIQLPNGATAADLDDLDELNRPILIDSKDLHSTWCNTAGIKELGAENWADVPGGVIERNSNGKLTGIFSEAANITYVWPYLASVASMEERTAAIRSAVTAYHEAGYTGMIDMAMDEGAWEAIQALIATDGSIPIRLACYWLVKPLPTEAETLAQVDRAIELASQFNASTAPDCRIVGIKVICDGIIDACTAGLSQPYEHNSHFEVPLWTHAQLEPVVKRANAAGLQIALHAIGDATIKMVVDILSAHANPDNRPRVEHIELASAEDAARLGQNRITASIQPVHADPAILKAWPKLLGQHRCGRAFAYREFADHGAPLALGSDAPTAPHAPLGNVYVATTRKSYREPELETAVNPHFALGLCESVAAATEGAAYSCFDDHRIGSLKKGHKADFVVVDMEWENEKLMQSKITETWFDGNKVFSA from the coding sequence ATGTCCACTCAAGGAACCCTCTTCACCAATGGCCGCATTTTTCTCTCCGGAGTAAACCCCGGCACCAACGCCGGTCTCACCCGGGCCCCAACATTTGCCGACTGCATGCTCGTCCGTGGTGACAAGATTGAACATGTCGGCTCATCTTCAGATGAGGTCATCAGCACGGCTCTTGCCTCCAGATCAGTAACCACCCATGACCTCCAAGGAAAAACCGTTCTCCCTGGATTCGTTGATGGCCATCTTCATCTCATGCTCCTTGGTCAAGCTCTCAACAAGCTTGACCTGGTGAGATGCAAAGACCTCGAAGAAATCCGTTCAACCATCAGAGAATATGCTGCCGCCAACCCAGACGTGCCTCGCATCTTGTGCAGAGGATACATGCACATTCAACTTCCCAACGGAGCCACAGCCGCTGACCTGGACGACCTCGACGAGCTCAACCGtcccatcctcatcgacTCCAAAGACCTTCACTCAACCTGGTGCAACACAGCCGGCATCAAAGAACTTGGCGCAGAAAACTGGGCCGACGTCCCAGGCGGCGTCATCGAAAGGAACTCCAACGGCAAGCTCACCGGCATCTTCTCCGAAGCAGCCAACATCACTTACGTTTGGCCCTATCTCGCCAGCGTAGCCTCCATGGAAGAGCGTACAGCCGCCATCCGCTCCGCCGTCACAGCCTACCACGAAGCAGGCTACACCGGCATGATCGACATGGCCATGGACGAAGGCGCCTGGGAAGCCATCCAAGCCCTCATCGCAACCGACggctccatccccatccgcctcGCCTGCTACTGGCTCGTCAAGCCCCTCCCAACCGAAGCCGAAACCCTCGCCCAAGTCGACCGCGCCATCGAGCTCGCCTCCCAGTtcaacgcctccaccgcccccgacTGCCGCATCGTCGGCATCAAGGTAATCTGCGACGGCATCATCGACGCCTGCACCGCCGGCCTCTCCCAGCCCTACGAGCACAACTCCCACTTCGAAGTCCCCCTCTGGACCCACGCCCAGCTCGAGCCAGTCGTCAAACGCGCCAACGCCGCCGGCCTCCAAATCGCCCTCCACGCCATCGGCGACGCAACCATCAAAATGGTAGTCgacatcctctccgcccaCGCCAACCCAGACAACCGCCCCCGAGTAGAGCACATCGAGCTCGCCAGCGCAGAAGACGCCGCCCGCCTGGGCCAAAACCGCATCACAGCCTCCATCCAGCCCGTCCACGCCGATCCAGCCATCCTCAAAGCCTGGCCCAAACTCCTCGGCCAGCACCGCTGCGGTAGAGCCTTTGCCTACCGCGAATTCGCCGACCACGGCGCGCCCCTCGCTCTGGGAAGTGACGCCCCTACCGCACCTCACGCCCCGCTTGGAAACGTCTACGTGGCCACCACCCGCAAATCATACCGCGAGCCGGAGCTCGAAACAGCCGTCAACCCTCATTTTGCCCTCGGACTGTGCGAGTCTGTCGCTGCGGCTACGGAAGGGGCAGCCTACAGTTGCTTTGACGACCACAGAATAGGCTCGTTGAAGAAGGGTCACAAAGCTGACTTTGTCGTCGTGGACATGGAGTGGGAAAATGAGAAGCTGATGCAGTCCAAGATTACAGAGACGTGGTTCGACGGGAACAAGGTGTTTTCGGCTTGA
- a CDS encoding uncharacterized protein (EggNog:ENOG503NUN0; COG:E) translates to MKSEHEGSVESGSGPELLDGLVSLDKDSQLQRGLKSRHIQFLALGGAIGTGLFVGSGGILALVGPLPLWLGYLSQMFVVWCVMNAIAEMTTYLPMRGITLPYFTNRYVDSSLAFAAGWNYWYAYAILVAAEASAGAILLDYWDTPVHAAVWITIILVVCLALNIIAVEVFGEAEFWFASIKLITILGLIITGIVIMAGGAPNREAIGFGTWNDPGAIKPYVATGSWGNFLAYWTAFVRAGFSFITSPELIGLAAGETVAPRRNIPKAARRFLYRLAIFYGVSSLILGCLVRSDHPRLLSPESNANASPWVIGIQEAGIGGLNHVINAAILTSAWSAGNAFLYSGSRILYSLAATGQAPHIFTRTTRRGVPYAAVLGTWSLGLLAYLNVSENGATVFTWFMNISTISGFIAWIVVLITYLRFRSALKFQGLLDTLPFKTIGQPYLSWFVLVLISLLTLTNGFQVFAIKAADGGFDYKNFLAAYITIPAFLLLYVGHKIVYRTPLAKALADIDVVTGKKEMDEWCEGDVKPVPKNWLQRIWFWIA, encoded by the exons ATGAAGTCGGAGCACGAAGGGTCGGTTGAAAGCGGCAGTGGCCCCGAGCTGCTAGACGGGCTTGTCTCGCTCGACAAGGACTCGCAACTTCAACGTGGGTTGAAAAGTAGACACATTCAGTTTTTGGCACTGGGTGGCGC CATCGGAACAGGTCTTTTTGTTGGCTCTGGTGGAATTCTCGCGCTTGTCGGTCCACTGCCATTATGGCTGGGTTACCTGTCACAGATGTTtgttgtgtggtgtgtgaTGAACGCGATTGCTGAGATGACTACCTATCTTCCGATGAGAGGAATCACGCTACCATATTTCACGAACCGGTATGTCGATAGCAGTTTGGCTTTTGCGGCCGGCTGGAACTATTGGTATGCGTATGCCATTCTGGTGGCAGCGGAAGCTTCAGCGGGAGCTATCCTGCTGGATTACTGGGACACTCCCGTTCATGCTGCTGTTTGGATCACGATCATCTTGGTTGTCTGCCTGGCTCTCAACATCATTGCCGTTGAGGTGTTTGGCGAGGCCGAGTTTTGGTTTGCCAGCATCAAGCTGATCACCATTCTGGGTTTGATCATTACGGGAATTGTCATCATGGCCGGCGGAGCGCCCAACAGGGAAGCGATTGGGTTCGGGACTTGGAATGATCCTGGCGCCATCAAACCATATGTGGCAACGGGAAGTTGGGGCAACTTTTTGGCATACTGGACGGCATTTGTCAGAGCTGGGTTCAGtttcatcacctcccctgAGCTTATCGGTCTCGCGGCTGGTGAAACTGTTGCTCCTCGGCGGAACATTCCCAAGGCTGCTCGCCGCTTCTTGTACCGTCTGGCTATCTTCTACGGTGTCAGCAGTTTGATTCTCGGCTGTCTCGTCCGATCCGATCACCCGCGCCTTTTGTCCCCTGAGTCGAACGCCAACGCCTCTCCCTGGGTCATCGGTATTCAGGAAGCAGGCATTGGTGGCCTTAACCACGTCATCAATGCCGCCATTCTCACCTCTGCGTGGTCAGCCGGTAATGCCTTTCTTTACTCTGGATCACGTATCCTGTACTCCTTGGCGGCAACCGGCCAAGCACCACATATTTTCACCAGGACTACACGCAGAGGTGTTCCTTACGCCGCCGTCCTTGGGACGTGGTCGCTCGGGCTTCTGGCCTACCTCAACGTCTCTGAAAACGGCGCCACAGTATTCACCTGGTTCATGaacatctccaccatctcagGTTTCATCGCTTGGATCGTGGTTCTCATCACCTATCTCCGCTTCCGCTCGGCTCTGAAATTTCAGGGTCTACTAGACACACTGCCATTTAAAACGATCGGGCAGCCATACCTCTCTTGGTTTGTGCTGGTTCTCATCTCGCTTCTTACCCTCACCAACGGATTTCAAGTGTTTGCCATCAAGGCGGCTGACGGGGGGTTCGACTACAAGAACTTTTTGGCGGCGTACATCACTATTCCGGCATTTTTGTTGTTATATGTGGGACACAAAATTGTGTACAGGACGCCCTTGGCCAAAGCATTGGCTGATATCGATGTGGTGACGGGCAAGAAGGAAATGGATGAGTGGTGTGAGGGCGATGTTAAGCCTGTGCCGAAGAACTGGTTGCAAAGGATTTGGTTCTGGATTGCGTAG
- a CDS encoding uncharacterized protein (EggNog:ENOG503NW4N; COG:E), protein MSSSTSDRRLSELWSCVTLDEASSLIDSTSSPFSLQNFVGGQYIAPHDSLTNSSQHITSFEPKTGRPIYTLPCTQPHAVEAAIKAAKAAFPSWSKTARAERSAILWKVSELLQQNREVFAIWESIDQGKTLDRARVEVDRAISNFSYFSTFILHEQTAARMVDGVALTYEHRSPAGVFALISPWNMPLFLLTWKIAPCLAFGCTAVAKPSEVTSMTAFLLGDIFQKAGVPPGVINIIFGDGATTGAALVASPLINGVSFTGGTQTGIAIRRLTAHQIGKHLSLELGGKNPTLVFADSMVPSVRERTIRVAAMAAFENQGEICLCGSRIYVEKSVYNDFVRDFTAYVREKYVLKQTVGAVASLQHYDKIRRYLELAAEQKATFHLGGAPPTLNEDEAQGYWIEPTILTDVAKNSAIQIDEIFGPVVTITPFDNEQEAIQLANDSEYGLAAILLTTDGARMRRVGEQLEAGLVWVNCWLVRELGTPFGGMKNSGTGREGGEHSRDVFTVVRTLHLPAY, encoded by the exons ATGTCGTCCTCGACCTCAGACAGACGGTTGAGTGAGCTGTGGAGCTGCGTTACGCTCGACGAGGCAAGCTCACTTATAGACTCCACAAGCAGCCCCTTCTCACTTCAGAACTTTGTTGGAGGCCAATACATTGCTCCTCATGACTCCTTGACCAACTCCTCGCAACACATCACCTCGTTCGAGCCAAAGACTGGTCGTCCCATCTACACGCTTCCGTGTACTCAACCCCATGCCGTAGAGGCGGCCATTAAAGCCGCCAAGGCGGCTTTTCCGTCATGGAGCAAAACAGCCCGTGCAGAGAGATCGGCCATTCTCTGGAAAGTGAGCGAACTGCTCCAGCAAAACAGAGAAGTCTTTGCGATCTGGGAAAGCATCGACCAGGGAAAGACACTGGATAGAGCTAGGGTAGAGGTTGATAGGGCCATATCCAACTTCTC ATATTTTTCAACCTTTATCCTCCACGAGCAAACAGCCGCGCggatggtggatggagtTGCTCTTACCTATGAACATCGCTCACCAGCCGGCGTATTTGCCCTGATCTCACCATGGAACATGCCGTTGTTTCTGCTCACCTGGAAGATTGCACCTTGTCTCGCCTTTGGTTGTACGGCTGTTGCGAAGCCAAGCGAGGTGACGAGCATGACGGCCTTCT TGCTGGGTGATATCTTCCAAAAAGCCGGAGTCCCACCTGGAGTCATCAATATCATCTTCGGCGACGGAGCAACAACCGGTGCCGCCCTGGTGGCATCGCCGTTGATCAACGGCGTATCATTTACTGGAGGCACTCAGACCGGCATTGCTATCCGCCGCCTTACTGCGCATCAGATAGGGAAGCATCTTTCCCTCGAGCTGGGCGGCAAGAACCCGACTTTGGTCTTTGCAGACTCGATGGTGCCTTCAGTGCGAGAACGTACCATCCGGGTTGCTGCCATGGCTGCCTTTGAGAACCAGGGAGAAATTTGCCTCTGTGGCTCGCGGATTTATGTTGAAAAGTCTGTTTACAACGACTTTGTCCGCGACTTTACGGCTTATGTCAGGGAGAAATACGTGCTGAAGCAGACTGTCGGGGCGGTTGCCAGCTTGCAGCATTACGACAAGATCAGGAGATATCTCGAGTTGGCTGCGGAACAAAAGGCGACATTTCATCTTGGGGGTGCTCCGCCAACTTTGAACGAGGATGAGGCCCAGGGATACTGGATCGAACCGACTATCTTGACGGATGTGGCCAAGAATTCGGCGATTCAGATTGATGAGATATTCGGCCCCGTGGTGACCATCACTCCTTTTGACAATGAACAGGAGGCAATCCAGCTTGCGAATGATAGCGAATATGGACTGGCAGCCATTCTACTAACGACTGACGGAGCAAGGATGAGACGTGTGGGAGAGCAGCTCGAAGCTGGTTTGGTCTGGGTCAACTGCTGGTTGGTCCGAGAGCTTGGAACTCCTTTCGGCGGAATGAAGAACAGCGGAacaggaagagaaggaggcgagCATTCCAGAGACGTGTTCACCGTTGTGAGAACACTGCATCTGCCCGCCTACTAG
- a CDS encoding uncharacterized protein (COG:E; EggNog:ENOG503PAA8): MTTNVAKVAGISAGAALLGLGIPYFTRIAPPQITSFITDLPVAKVPLSLSFLKNNTGSEPVSTKAPFSCDTSHSYRTELVSLDPLIIYIHNLITPTEITQLLQAGEPEFAPSKVTKGGRQQNTKERTSSSAGLPEDNPTVQCVLKRARNFLGNMFRDGWDEMGQPQLVRYTTGQQFTLHHDWFASPLWADDGSWNTWNRLASFFAILEDDCTGGETYFPFAKSIVAPGPKGEQPGISQRESGGGEQQKPLWREHEDGGLAFRPVAGNSLFWINLHPNGTGDTRTKHAGLPLESGQKTAMNIWPRQYYAYE; encoded by the coding sequence ATGACTACAAACGTGGCCAAGGTGGCGGGTATCTCTGCCGGAGCAGCTCTGCTCGGATTAGGGATACCATACTTCACTAGAATCGCTCCACCACAAATCACATCCTTCATCACTGATCTTCCTGTTGCTAAAGTCCCTCTGAGTCTTTCGTTCTTGAAGAATAACACGGGGAGTGAGCCCGTCAGCACCAAGGCGCCCTTCTCCTGCGATACCTCCCACTCCTACCGCACTGAGCTGGTCTCTCTTGACCCGTTGATTATCTACATACACAACCTCATTACCCCGACCGAGATtacccagctcctccaagctGGCGAGCCCGAATTTGCTCCATCAAAAGTCACCAAGGGAGGTCGCCAACAAAACACAAAGGAACGGACGTCGAGCTCTGCTGGACTACCAGAAGACAACCCGACAGTACAATGCGTCCTCAAGCGAGCTCGCAACTTCTTGGGTAACATGTTCCGCGATGgctgggatgagatgggtcAACCTCAGCTGGTTCGATACACAACCGGACAGCAATTCACCCTGCACCATGACTGGTTCGCCAGTCCGCTCTGGGCAGACGATGGGAGCTGGAATACTTGGAACAGGCTTGCGAGCTTCTTTGCCATTCTGGAGGACGACTGCACAGGCGGTGAAACATACTTTCCTTTTGCAAAGAGCATAGTCGCACCCGGCCCCAAGGGGGAGCAACCTGGAATCAGTCAAAGGGAaagcgggggtggggagcaACAGAAACCACTGTGGAGGGAGCATGAAGATGGGGGGCTGGCATTCCGACCTGTTGCTGGTAATTCTTTGTTCTGGATCAATCTACATCCCAACGGCACGGGGGACACGCGCACGAAACACGCCGGTCTACCGTTGGAGAGTGGGCAGAAGACGGCGATGAATATTTGGCCACGGCAGTATTATGCCTACGAGTGA